CTCTTCCGGCTGCTGATGCTCAGGCCCACCACAGTTGTGAGAGTAGGGGTCTTGGCTCTGGTTGCACTCTGAGGAGCCCATGGGTCCAGCCTTGCTTTCCAGCTTGGCATGTGCTGCCTTGCCCACAAGGGATGCTAGCTGAGGATCGGCCTGCCCATGGTTGGTGGGTGAGGTGGTGCTAGAATGAGGGGGGAGGGTGCAGGTGGTCGGAACGTGTCTGAATGCATTAATGATGGGCAAAACCAACCTGCTTTTTCCTTGGCACAGCCTCTGCAGAAGCCACAGTGACCAAAGATGCAAAGACAAAAGCCGTGGAGTTGGCAGCCCCAGCGGCTGAGAGTTCTGCCCTGGAGAAGCAGGAGGAAAAGAAGCCCTTGGCCAACCAGCACAAGGAGAAGGAAAGCGGCAGCCCCCAACAGACAGAGGAGGCCGCAAGCAAAGACGGTGCTCAGAAGGTGAGCGAGAGCAAGGCAGAAGAGGCAGCAAAGTCTCCTCCCAGCCCAAGAGTGGAAGAGAAGAAGCCCTCTCCTGCCCTTCACACAGAGGCCGGAGAGTGGGCATTGCCTGTCCAGAAAACGGAAGAGAACAAGATTGCTCCCAGCCAGAGGACAGACGAGAGCAAGGCCTCTCTCAGCCAGCCCACCGAGGAGACAGCCAGTCAGCCAGTCGTCCAGAAAGCAGAAGACAGCCGTCcttctcccagccagccagcagagaAGGCAGAACAGAGCCAGGCCTCTCCCGCTCAGCCCCCGGCAAAGCAAGAGGAGAGTaaacccccctcctcctcccccagccaccctGTCGAGCCCCTTCCCGTGCTGGAGAAGCTCGAGGAGAGGAGCAAGGAATCTCCCGGCAGGCCTGCCGAGAAGCAAGAGGAGCAGAAGCAGCCGCCAGCCGAACCCGTGGAGCATTTTCCAGAACCGGCCGGTaaggaaagcagcaggaaacaaatgTTCTCCACCCAGGGCCGCCCAAGCCCCGTTCTGGGGGGCAGATGGGATAACAAATCTAATGAACGCGGTAGTGTTTGGGGGCGGGAGGTGAGGCAGCCCTTGCCTTGCCGGGTCCTTCTGGCTCAGGAGAAGATCTTCCAGCATGATTAACCATCGTGTCCCGAGGAGATTTGCAGGCAGATCCATCCCCTCCAGCCCAAGGCAGTCGACAGGCGAGGGGAAATAATTCTTTGCTCAGTCAGTGGCTAATTGAACTGGGGAATTCATTGCCAGCGGCTGTAGCGGCAGCCATCAGCCCAGTGCTAGAAGAGGCTTAGCCAAAGTCATGGCGGAGAGGAGCCATCCGTGGCTCCTGGTCACCGGAAGACATttgcaggggcagccaacctctgaatcccagagccaggaggccacatcaggggaGGGCCCCGGCCTCCGTGCCccattgttggtcctccagaagaaccaGTTGGCCACCGTGTGTGACGGGATGCTCAGTGAGACAGAcagtcactggtctgatccagcagggctcctctgattatCCTATCTTGGTCTCCATGTCCTGTCCTTGGGACTCCCAGGcaagtgtgagacaggatgctaaacTCGATGGACCAGCTGGTTTCTTCTCAAGCTCTTGATACCTGAATCCTGGGTGTGACCGCTGTGCTCCTGGCCTGCCACTGCCCGGCCTTAATGaggtttctttttcctttgctcCTTCCAAAAGAGTCCAAGGAACCCGTGCCTCTGGGAGAGCCCGAAGCAGAGCCGGAGAAGGGACCCTCCGCAGGAAGAGCGGCTCTTGACCTTGCTGGAGCAGACAAGCCAAAGGGAGTTCCTGAGCCTAGCAGGGACCAACCTGTGGAGCTTCCCCAAGAGAAAGCCTCTCGGGACCCTGAAGGTAGGTGGAgacaggggaggagccagagagGAGCCTTGGCCCTTGCGATGCAGGTCTCccttctctgccctgctgctcctGCAACTGCTCTGGTCTCCTGCATCTCTTGGGAAGGGCAGAAGGGGGTCTTCCTATGCCCCCTGCCCCACGATTGCGGCTCTCCTTAGGCTGCCAAAGTGAAAAGGGGAGCCAGGTTAAACAGGGAGAGATTTACCGCAATCCTATCTCTTGCTTGCCAACATGTGGtttaatccccccaccccccttggtgCAGAGATTTTGGGGGGGCTGAGTGTTTAATTCTGGCTATCAAACTGGTGTTTTGTCACAGACCCTTTAACAAGAGTGGTCTGTACTTGGGGTGGAGTTTACTTTTGGCCTGTCTTCCACTTCCCCTCCAGTATCCTTCCACTGCCACACTGGGGGATGCTTTGGGGGCCCATCTCTGCTGTCTTTATGGAAACGGAGCAAGTGCTTTTCCCTGAGCAGAGTGAGGTACTGAGTTCTCCCAGCAGAGTTCCACCTTCCACTGGTCCTCGCCTGCCTGCCGGGCTTCTCCAAGTGTTTGTACACGACTTGCGCCATGCCCTAGCTTCTTGCTTCCTCCTGCAAGGAAATGCAAGGGTAATTCTTGCTCGAGCATCTGTCTAAGAAAGAAGCCAGCTGAGTCCCAAAGCCCCTTCCGTTTGGGCCGCAGGAGCTCTCTGAGCACACGACAGAGCAGTGGTCTCATGCTCTTAAATATATAAGCAGGGAATCCCCGGGTGACTTTGTCCGTAGTGTGTGACCGGTTGGCAGGAGGCCATGAATCTGCCCTGGGATGGATTACTGCCGCCACTTTCTCCAAACTTGGCAGCAGTGGAGGTAGGGCTTCACACGAGGGTAGCCTGTGAGGCCCTTGGCGCTTGGGCAGGTGACCCTTGCGGAGTAAGTGCTCTGGCTCCTGAGCAAATTTCCTGTATTCCAGGTGTATCTGCTACCCAAGTCAGACAAGCTCACAAATCCAATGACCATCGCAGGTTTGCCAAGGCAAAACCTGCTCGAGTACCTGGTGCAGATACCCCGGCACAGAAGAGCCGTGAGCCAGGAGAAGGCCCCCTGGCCGCACCTGAATGGGGCTATGTCCCCGGGACGTCCCCGCGGGGCAAGGGTGCCTCTCGGAAGGTCACCAGCCAGCCCTTTGAGCTTGCGGAAGGCCAGAGAGATGTCCTGCAGGAGAGCTGGGATGTGGAAGCGTCTGCggcatttaagaagaagaagaagaaaccgaAGCAGAAGAGAAGCCAGCACCCCAGGCCAGTGGAGGCCTGGGAGGAGGCCCCTGAGGGGCCGAGATCCCCCCCCTGTGCGGAGGAACCCCGGAGATCTGACATCCCGCTTGCTGTTCCCCCGGAGAGATTCCAAGAGGTCACCGGCGTCTCCACGGGAGTCCTTTGGAAAGGTACTTCTAAACGTGAAATGGAGTGGAAGCTCGTGGACACGCAGAGCCTTGCCTTTGCTCCTGCAGAAGGAGAGCCGATTCAGCACACCCAGAGCTCTTTGGAACTTGAGCTGGATGCAAGAGCAGCAGAGTTTGGCAGAGCGGAAGTGATTCGTGACGACAGAGCTGGGTTGCAGTCCAAGAGCGGAAAGGAAGGCTCTCCCAAGGAGCAGCTGAAGGGCCCTGCTGAGCAGAGTCAGCTGGGAAGCCCCACGACCCCCCCTGCCCAAGCCAGCCCTGTGACAGCCTCTGGGGGAAGCAGGGAGCGGGAGGGTCAGCCTCCCAAGAATGTGGGCCTGGGCACCGAACCCCCCGCAAGTGGGGAAGCTGCAAAACCAGCAGAGGCGGATGGAGGAAAGGTGACACGGGAGGATCTGGTTGCTGGAAGCCTAGCCTTGGAAGGGAAGCCCAAGCAGCAAGGGGGGGATGGGAGAggcaggagggcagggcaggaagcTGCGGGAGCTCCTGAGGAAAGGAGGATCCCTGATCAAAGCATCCCAGAGGCCACGCAAGCACCAAAGGCAAGGCCAGGCGACGGAGACGAGGGCAGTCCCGTGAAGAGTGAAAAGCCCCCATtgggctcaggaggaggaggtCCCTTCTTCACCTGGGAAGGGCCTTCAGGTACAGTGAAGCCCCTCTTCCCAGGTGAGACACCCGGAGGTGGGAAACTGCCTTTGGCTGATACGGACGAGGCTGCCCACTCCAGCCCACCTGAAAAGCCAGCCCTGGCTGTTCCCAAGACGGCCTCCGATCAGCCTAAGAAGAGGAGCAGCCATGGCAAAAGCAGGAAGGTGAAGAATTTCCCGGAGCAACAGCTGCTGCTTTCAGAGGGCCTCTCCGATTTGAGCCAGGGTCCGGctgtggggggggaagaggggcccCCCCCAGAAACGGGCCCTGCTGCCCTGAGGGAAGAGGCGAGCTGCTCCGGTCCCCCAGAGAACAAGGGGGCCCCTGAGAAGCCAAAGAAGAGGAGCAGCGACGGGAGGAGCCGCAAGGCTGCCGGAAGACCCTCCCTGGGGCCGCCGTTTCTCCCGGGGGCGGAGAAGGACGTTCCCGCTGAAGGGAGCAGCACCGACCAGATGAGAGCGGGAAGCGCTTCCGACAAGGAGCCGGCCTCGGACGCTGCAAGCCGGTTGGCAGAAGCTGCTGCAGGTACAGCCAATGTGCAGGTAGGAAACCCGGAAGGGCCTCCCGCCGGGCAGGGCGAGGGGcaggctgccttcccttcctccgcgTACCCCTTTATCGCAAGGACTCCGACCAAACCGCCCGACAGTCCTGCCGCTCTTGAGGCGGATGCCCCGGCCGAGGGAGGCGAGGGGCACGGTCCCACCGGCAGAGGAGGCCCCATCATGGCCGAGCCCAGCTCCGCACTGCCGGTGAGCAAGCCCAAAAAGAGGACCAGCGACGGGAGAAACAAGAAACCTGGCAAGTGTGCTTCCGAACAGCCAGGGAGCCAGGCCACAGTGGGCCCGCCCTCCGAGACGGCTGCCTCCGAGAGAGACAAAGGCGACTCCTCCCCATTGAAGCCGCCGGATGGAAGCCAagtgcccttcccccccccaaagcggaTGGAGGACGAGGAGCCCAGCCCAGCTCTCAGAACTAGCTGCTCCGAGCCCCAACCCCCCTTGGTCCATCGAACAAGCCCCCTGAAGCCAGAGCCCCTTGCCCACACCAAAGATGCTCCTTCCACCCACAGAGGGCAGGAAGTCAGTTTGGCTGCCTTGGAGCCCCTTGCAGAAGCTAGAACTCCCGCCCAAGCACAGCCTCCCCTCCGAGATCCGGCTGAAGAAGAGCCAAAGAGGCCCGAGGATGAAGGGCAAGTCCGACAAGTGCAGGGGCTCTCGGGGGCAAAGGTGGATATTGCTGGACTGGCTGCCGTGTGCAGAGAGGGGGGTCAAGTGGGGAGAGGCCCATCCCCTGTCGCAAGCCAGGGAAGAGCTGCAGACCCTCCTGCCACCACCGACCAAGTCCCTCTTGCGCCGCCTGTGGAGGAAGCCTCTAAAGGAGCGGACGAAGGGCTGAGTCGAAAGAGCAGGCCCAGCGGGGGCCAAGCGTTTCCTCCGGAGGCCGAGACGGACGGGCTTCTGGGAGTGGAGGGCTGTGGGAAGCCCAGAGGGCCCCCTTCCGACAGACGCAGGAAACAGACCAGAGACGGCACTTTGGACCTGGCCAGCAGGCTGGATCCCAGCATGAAGCCTGCCAAGAGGGGCAGTGATGGGAAAAGCAAGAGGGCCACGAGCTCCCCAGAGCAGCCAGTTCTTCTGCCCGCAAAGGCAGGCCCGGCCCAAGGGCAGCATCGCAAGGGAGCCGGCCTAGAGAGCGCCCTGCAAGGGATAGAGCTTGTGGACGAAAACCGAAACATTAAAAACTTTCCTCCGGGACATCCGATGTTTTGGGAGGAAGACACGGTGAGAGTTTTTGGCCCTTTTGGTTTGCCCCCGCCATCTTCTCTCGATGAGGGTGGTTCCAAAAGCCAGTGCCCCTTTCTCAACTCTCAAGGCAAAGGGGCAGCAGGGCTACTGAAGGAACGGCTTTCTCCTCCAGAGGCGGTGGGCGATACGAGCGGAAGGGAGCGGAAGGGGACGCTCGAGCTCCAAGAAGATCCGGGGGCCGCCGAACTCCGAGAGGACGCCACAGAGACCTCCCTCCTGGTGCAGGCCGGGGACAAGacgagggagaagaggaggaaaccCAAGCCGGCTTTGGCAGTCCCGATTGTCCAACAGGATGCCAAAGCAGAGGGCGGGGCAGAAGGGGAAGAAGGTGCAGGAGCAAAGCTGCTGGACTCCCCCTTGCCAGGCCCGGGACTCCCGCCCTCCCGGTCGGCAGAGACGGAGGATGCGGGGAAGGCTCAGAGCACAGTGGCCGCAGCAGAAGGAAGAGAagccggcctccccccccctgcggccCTTCCCGATCCCTGGGAGGACAAcacagaagctgcagctcttgagGCTCTGGCAGCAGTGCTGGTGGGCGGCAGCGGAGAGCCCGTCGCTAAAGTGGGTGAACAGAGGCGATCTGAGGGCCCCGAGAGGGTAGGAAGTGAGGCAGGAGGAGATAAGGCCTCCGAGGAAGGCCTCGCGGCGGAAGCTGCTCCTGCTCATAAGCCCCAAGACTATTCTGAGCCTCGGGAACAAGGGGCCGAGTACGAGAAGGGGATCGGCCAGGAGGAGGCAGCGAGGGAGGCCCCTGAGCAGAGGGCGGCTGGCTCTGAAACCGGCCCAAGCGCAGCGGCAGGTCTGCAGGCGCCTGCTGAGCATCCTGACCCAGCCCGGAGGGAGACCAGGGGAGAGGCGCGGGCCAGAGCCCCAGAGCAGCTCAAAGGCTACATGCGGCCCACCAAGTCGAgggggctccctcctcccccgcTGCGAGCAGCTGCCCAGGAGCCGGGCAAGAGACGGACCGCCAAGCCGGACGTCCCGGGCCTGCCGAGGCAAGAGAGAGGTGTGTGCGCGTGCCGCTTCGGCCTCCCGCTGGTAACGCATACTGCGGCTTGCGTGTGAGGCATTGCTCCTTGTCGTCGGCGCATTGGCTTGAGCACCTAACTGTTAATCCCGCGTCCGGCGCACAACCGTGCCTGGCATGAGTGTGTCTTGGCCTGTGTGAATCTGCTTGGCTGTTTCACAGCACTGACCCCTGAGTGTCCCCCGAAGAAGAGGTGAGCCAAACTCCAAAGCTTCTCTTTAACACGCTCCGTGttgcttcctctcctcctcacTAATATTAAAAAGAGCTCCTCTGGGGGGAAGCCGCTTCGGGGCTCAGGCTTGCTCGGAGGCGGCCCCTTGACCCAAGGGCCACATTTGGGCGCCTCCGGTCCCTTCTCAGCCCACTCATGCCCACGCCTGGGCTCAGCTGCTGCGGGGGCTCTCGGAGTCGAAGCCGGGCCCCCAGCCCCCAAGGGCCAGAGGCTTCCTAAGGCTGGGACATCGCAGTCAGCTGGAAACGATATCCCGTCACGTCCTTCCCTGACAACCAGTCTGGCAGAATGGCCCAGAGTCCCTCGTGCACGTCTGTGGAGCCGGCATGGAAGCGGCGTTTGTACAATCGCGGACTCTCCTAGCGAGCCCAGTGCGTCCAGTGTGGCATGGAGTGCAGCCGTGTGCTACTTTCTGAAAGGCCCCGTGTGTGGTGCGCAGTGCATGGATTGGTTCTGAGTGGCACTTGGGGTGAGGAGCTGGGTTTGCATCGGAGAAGCACGCGGGTGATGCTCGCCCTCTGCACCAGCCGCGACCTTCACACGGTGCTTTGACCTCCGGGCTCCTGGAGCAGCAGGCAGAGGTCAGAGAGGGGGATTGTGTCCCCTCGGCCAGGGGTCTGCCACACGGTTCCTGCCGACGGCTTTCCCGTTTCCtcagaaagtgggcggggccaggtgggTCTCTGATGGAGAGTTGGTTGACATGAAAACAACAGTTAAGACCTTGTCTAGAAAGGAGGGAGCATtgaaggaatgccaaacaaaaggaGACGGAATCAGAAGGGGACAGACGAATCTCTCGGGGGAGGGCATTTCAGAGCTGCTGTGCCTAATCTCAGGGCTCGAAGTACGGACTCCGAAGGTGACCGTAGTGGTCAGACTGGTTCACAAAGGGGAGGGTGGTCCCAAGCCCCATAGGGCTCTGAAGGCCAAGCCCACATCTTATACTGTGCCCAGAAACACCGTGGGAGCCACTGCAGGTGGCCCAAGGGTGGTCCCGAGAACCCACTCCAGGCACCAATTGAAGGCTGCAGAGGCGTTTCAAGGGCGGCCCCGTGTAGAGCACATGGCAGCCATCTAGTGCCTTTTCCCTTCTTGCTacctgagggaggtgaggcagagagagccctgattctgTCCTTCTGAGAGGGCTTCTGTGTTCAACGCATGGGCTCTGCTCCTGAGGGgtggtcccccccccaacctaaaaCACCCACCAAGTTTTATATTACCTTTGGGTGTCTGATCCCTTCTTGCTCTCGGTGGTCTGTCCCATCAGCTGTGAGCTGGCGAAGTGGGAGCTGGAAGGCCCTTTCCAGCAGCAAGCCGGGTGCCCTCGGGGGGATTCCCAGAGCTTCAGCATCTACAGAAGAAATTGTTAACTTGGTGGAAGAGGGAGGCACACTGGCCTGAATGTTCTGCTCTGGTTCCTGAGTGGTTTTGTATCTTTTATGAGCGTTGCATAAGCCTCAAAGTCGTCCTGTGTTGGTGGAAGTGCCGTGCATGAACTTGGGCCTCTACAAGCTTGTGTGTTTGcgactcccccacccaccctgcctgGCATGGCAATACAAAATGGGGGGTGCTCAAAAGCAATATCTTCTTTCAATACTGAAAACTGAACCGCTGGAAGGCTTTGCCCCTTTTATTTGTTTTCCTTGTCAGCGGCTGAATTGAAAAGGGGACCTGAATGAACCTAGGAGGCTGGTACAAATTTAAAATGCCACCCCTGAATGGCATAAGCAGCACGGGTAATTGGGGCTGCATAGGGCACAGTACGTCCCTTGGAGGTTCCCCTCTGGGTGAGCAAGCTGGGTCCGTGGGCCGGCTCCACCCAGCAGAGCCCTCCTCGGATAAGAacccctctctttcctctctcccggGGCTGCATGACACATTGAAAGCAAGCTGAAGGCTTGGTAAAGAGGGAGCCATGAGGTGTGCTTTCTCCTTCCCCCGCTGTTCTTTTGCATTGTGGCTCAAAAAGACCGGAAAGGGGGTTGGgtacggttgccagcctccaggtggggcctggaaatctcccagaatcccATTGGTCTctggactacagttccccagaggaaagcagctgctttggaggctgagcTCGACGGCGTTGTagcctgctgaggcccctcccctccccaaaccccgcctcctaggctccacccccaaagtctccaggtatttcccagaccGGAGCGCACAGCCCTGCGGTTGGGACATGAGGAGCTGGTGCCTCGTGCTGCTGGCCCGGCTACCGCTCCGAGAGACGGTTTTGAGACTTGGAGGCGGGTCTGAATGGAGAGGGGTGAGAATGAGACTCGGGAGCGAAATGCTAGAGGAGTTGAGTTTAAAGTTCC
This Paroedura picta isolate Pp20150507F chromosome 11, Ppicta_v3.0, whole genome shotgun sequence DNA region includes the following protein-coding sequences:
- the MAP4 gene encoding microtubule-associated protein 4 isoform X16; translation: MADFDRNLSLADAMTEPPPQIEEEVKRDFMATLEAEKFDDVVGEKVGKTDYVPLLDDEDVKAGNQEAKTKPHADGVQVERTLATGPAAVVENGDHGIEGGRKVPPGKIMDDQMSYKEFLDHNVSWAVDERDRSFDSQLAFQPSEVAEPFKMHREDVLSDLLLLPQEMTGVPAFGGYFGAASEVHVPSGAAGVPEQPPLGPPHSPANVFDPLAFLGDDLGTESQLNPNEAVPASETRLPEDFLWGTQPLMPAQGNPFFEPPAPNKGPEAAEVPFPGSTATGLADLPGEPKPPEAKLPAPAGSAGPAPAEEELMGFEPWFDQRSLPPKGVLAPSAEATVTKDAKTKAVELAAPAAESSALEKQEEKKPLANQHKEKESGSPQQTEEAASKDGAQKVSESKAEEAAKSPPSPRVEEKKPSPALHTEAGEWALPVQKTEENKIAPSQRTDESKASLSQPTEETASQPVVQKAEDSRPSPSQPAEKAEQSQASPAQPPAKQEESKPPSSSPSHPVEPLPVLEKLEERSKESPGRPAEKQEEQKQPPAEPVEHFPEPAESKEPVPLGEPEAEPEKGPSAGRAALDLAGADKPKGVPEPSRDQPVELPQEKASRDPEGVSATQVRQAHKSNDHRRFAKAKPARVPGADTPAQKSREPGEGPLAAPEWGYVPGTSPRGKGASRKVTSQPFELAEGQRDVLQESWDVEASAAFKKKKKKPKQKRSQHPRPVEAWEEAPEGPRSPPCAEEPRRSDIPLAVPPERFQEVTGVSTGVLWKGTSKREMEWKLVDTQSLAFAPAEGEPIQHTQSSLELELDARAAEFGRAEVIRDDRAGLQSKSGKEGSPKEQLKGPAEQSQLGSPTTPPAQASPVTASGGSREREGQPPKNVGLGTEPPASGEAAKPAEADGGKVTREDLVAGSLALEGKPKQQGGDGRGRRAGQEAAGAPEERRIPDQSIPEATQAPKARPGDGDEGSPVKSEKPPLGSGGGGPFFTWEGPSGTVKPLFPGETPGGGKLPLADTDEAAHSSPPEKPALAVPKTASDQPKKRSSHGKSRKVKNFPEQQLLLSEGLSDLSQGPAVGGEEGPPPETGPAALREEASCSGPPENKGAPEKPKKRSSDGRSRKAAGRPSLGPPFLPGAEKDVPAEGSSTDQMRAGSASDKEPASDAASRLAEAAAGTANVQVGNPEGPPAGQGEGQAAFPSSAYPFIARTPTKPPDSPAALEADAPAEGGEGHGPTGRGGPIMAEPSSALPVSKPKKRTSDGRNKKPGKCASEQPGSQATVGPPSETAASERDKGDSSPLKPPDGSQVPFPPPKRMEDEEPSPALRTSCSEPQPPLVHRTSPLKPEPLAHTKDAPSTHRGQEVSLAALEPLAEARTPAQAQPPLRDPAEEEPKRPEDEGQVRQVQGLSGAKVDIAGLAAVCREGGQVGRGPSPVASQGRAADPPATTDQVPLAPPVEEASKGADEGLSRKSRPSGGQAFPPEAETDGLLGVEGCGKPRGPPSDRRRKQTRDGTLDLASRLDPSMKPAKRGSDGKSKRATSSPEQPVLLPAKAGPAQGQHRKGAGLESALQGIELVDENRNIKNFPPGHPMFWEEDTVRVFGPFGLPPPSSLDEGGSKSQCPFLNSQGKGAAGLLKERLSPPEAVGDTSGRERKGTLELQEDPGAAELREDATETSLLVQAGDKTREKRRKPKPALAVPIVQQDAKAEGGAEGEEGAGAKLLDSPLPGPGLPPSRSAETEDAGKAQSTVAAAEGREAGLPPPAALPDPWEDNTEAAALEALAAVLVGGSGEPVAKVGEQRRSEGPERVGSEAGGDKASEEGLAAEAAPAHKPQDYSEPREQGAEYEKGIGQEEAAREAPEQRAAGSETGPSAAAGLQAPAEHPDPARRETRGEARARAPEQLKGYMRPTKSRGLPPPPLRAAAQEPGKRRTAKPDVPGLPRQERAKPEEPKAAAEGGTANDIAAPPNKELPPSPEKKTKPSASAPAKPAAVKTKPVSAAAAPAKRPASTTPSQNKKATSPTAGPAAAATPKRPATSATRPSTLTPKDSKPKGTEAKSAEKRASPLKTPSTTTPRSSVKSSPATPRPSTALASTNAAASPRSTAASPPKRPSTIKTEAKTADAKKTTAKSPSADLSRPRSAPASTAPAAASPAQPGAAASRPKLTGPRLSGAGSTAAADLKKASTLKAAPKSAPVSKPPRPPTSVSAPDLKNIRSKIGSTDNIKHQPGGGKVQILNKKIDLSKVSSKCGSKANIKHKPGGGDVKIENQKLNFKEKAQAKIGSLDNVGHVPAGGAVKNEGGEEAAPQNGAVPTPLPGSGATQENGVGQATPTQGGGDQMEIQSFDTHIQETSI
- the MAP4 gene encoding microtubule-associated protein 4 isoform X6, translating into MADFDRNLSLADAMTEPPPQIEEEVKRDFMATLEAEKFDDVVGEKVGKTDYVPLLDDEDVKAGNQEAKTKPHADGVQVERTLATGPAAVVENGDHGIEGGRKVPPGKIMDDQMSYKEFLDHNVSWAVDERDRSFDSQLAFQPSEVAVPSGAAGVPEQPPLGPPHSPANVFDPLAFLGDDLGTESQLNPNEAVPASETRLPEDFLWGTQPLMPAQGNPFFEPPAPNKGPEAAEVPFPGSTATGLADLPGEPKPPEAKLPAPAGSAGPAPAEEELMGFEPWFDQRSLPPKGVLAPSAEATVTKDAKTKAVELAAPAAESSALEKQEEKKPLANQHKEKESGSPQQTEEAASKDGAQKVSESKAEEAAKSPPSPRVEEKKPSPALHTEAGEWALPVQKTEENKIAPSQRTDESKASLSQPTEETASQPVVQKAEDSRPSPSQPAEKAEQSQASPAQPPAKQEESKPPSSSPSHPVEPLPVLEKLEERSKESPGRPAEKQEEQKQPPAEPVEHFPEPAESKEPVPLGEPEAEPEKGPSAGRAALDLAGADKPKGVPEPSRDQPVELPQEKASRDPEGVSATQVRQAHKSNDHRRFAKAKPARVPGADTPAQKSREPGEGPLAAPEWGYVPGTSPRGKGASRKVTSQPFELAEGQRDVLQESWDVEASAAFKKKKKKPKQKRSQHPRPVEAWEEAPEGPRSPPCAEEPRRSDIPLAVPPERFQEVTGVSTGVLWKGTSKREMEWKLVDTQSLAFAPAEGEPIQHTQSSLELELDARAAEFGRAEVIRDDRAGLQSKSGKEGSPKEQLKGPAEQSQLGSPTTPPAQASPVTASGGSREREGQPPKNVGLGTEPPASGEAAKPAEADGGKVTREDLVAGSLALEGKPKQQGGDGRGRRAGQEAAGAPEERRIPDQSIPEATQAPKARPGDGDEGSPVKSEKPPLGSGGGGPFFTWEGPSGTVKPLFPGETPGGGKLPLADTDEAAHSSPPEKPALAVPKTASDQPKKRSSHGKSRKVKNFPEQQLLLSEGLSDLSQGPAVGGEEGPPPETGPAALREEASCSGPPENKGAPEKPKKRSSDGRSRKAAGRPSLGPPFLPGAEKDVPAEGSSTDQMRAGSASDKEPASDAASRLAEAAAGTANVQVGNPEGPPAGQGEGQAAFPSSAYPFIARTPTKPPDSPAALEADAPAEGGEGHGPTGRGGPIMAEPSSALPVSKPKKRTSDGRNKKPGKCASEQPGSQATVGPPSETAASERDKGDSSPLKPPDGSQVPFPPPKRMEDEEPSPALRTSCSEPQPPLVHRTSPLKPEPLAHTKDAPSTHRGQEVSLAALEPLAEARTPAQAQPPLRDPAEEEPKRPEDEGQVRQVQGLSGAKVDIAGLAAVCREGGQVGRGPSPVASQGRAADPPATTDQVPLAPPVEEASKGADEGLSRKSRPSGGQAFPPEAETDGLLGVEGCGKPRGPPSDRRRKQTRDGTLDLASRLDPSMKPAKRGSDGKSKRATSSPEQPVLLPAKAGPAQGQHRKGAGLESALQGIELVDENRNIKNFPPGHPMFWEEDTVRVFGPFGLPPPSSLDEGGSKSQCPFLNSQGKGAAGLLKERLSPPEAVGDTSGRERKGTLELQEDPGAAELREDATETSLLVQAGDKTREKRRKPKPALAVPIVQQDAKAEGGAEGEEGAGAKLLDSPLPGPGLPPSRSAETEDAGKAQSTVAAAEGREAGLPPPAALPDPWEDNTEAAALEALAAVLVGGSGEPVAKVGEQRRSEGPERVGSEAGGDKASEEGLAAEAAPAHKPQDYSEPREQGAEYEKGIGQEEAAREAPEQRAAGSETGPSAAAGLQAPAEHPDPARRETRGEARARAPEQLKGYMRPTKSRGLPPPPLRAAAQEPGKRRTAKPDVPGLPRQERAKPEEPKAAAEGGTANDIAAPPNKELPPSPEKKTKPSASAPAKPAAVKTKPVSAAAAPAKRPASTTPSQNKKATSPTAGPAAAATPKRPATSATRPSTLTPKDSKPKGTEAKSAEKRASPLKTPSTTTPRSSVKSSPATPRPSTALASTNAAASPRSTAASPPKRPSTIKTEAKTADAKKTTAKSPSADLSRPRSAPASTAPAAASPAQPGAAASRPKLTGPRLSGAGSTAAADLKKASTLKAAPKSAPVSKPPRPPTSVSAPDLKNIRSKIGSTDNIKHQPGGGKAKVERKAESAGAGRKPELNAVSKTAVTKEGAPKQPNGKVQIISKKASYSHVQSKCGSKDNIKHVPGGGNVPNAQRPASGSHSQPSTGPKSRQGKTDVQILNKKIDLSKVSSKCGSKANIKHKPGGGDVKIENQKLNFKEKAQAKIGSLDNVGHVPAGGAVKIESHKLLFRQKAKARTDHGADPAASDPPVLPGGPSPRRSTSVSESLGSLASAASWPQQQQQQQQQGASLPGGVSAALPQQGF